From a region of the Corallococcus coralloides DSM 2259 genome:
- a CDS encoding molybdenum cofactor biosynthesis protein, which yields MSVTVLYFAAARERAGLSRESLDVPPGSRVSDVLALLAAKHPPLAPLLPHLRVAVQQQFVGLDSPVAPDAELALIPPVAGGAPRLFRVVGRPLQLSEVVEAVASEGAGGLVTFSGAVRDQTKGRRVLRLEYEAYAPMAEAKLTEIGDEVARTWPGTRLAIVHRVGTLVPGELAVVIAAASAHRKEAFLGCEYAIERLKQDVPIWKKEFFEDGEVWVGLGP from the coding sequence ATGTCCGTCACCGTGCTGTACTTCGCCGCGGCCCGCGAGCGCGCGGGGCTGTCCCGCGAGTCGCTGGACGTCCCGCCCGGCTCTCGCGTCTCGGACGTGCTCGCGCTGCTCGCCGCGAAGCACCCGCCGCTGGCGCCGCTGTTGCCGCACCTGCGCGTGGCAGTGCAGCAGCAGTTCGTGGGGCTGGACTCGCCGGTGGCGCCGGACGCGGAGCTGGCGTTGATTCCGCCCGTGGCCGGCGGGGCGCCGCGCCTCTTCCGCGTGGTGGGCCGGCCGCTCCAGCTGTCGGAGGTCGTGGAGGCGGTGGCCTCGGAAGGGGCGGGCGGGCTGGTGACGTTCTCCGGCGCCGTGCGCGACCAGACGAAGGGCCGGCGCGTGCTGCGGCTGGAGTACGAGGCCTACGCGCCCATGGCGGAGGCGAAGCTCACGGAGATTGGCGACGAGGTGGCGCGGACGTGGCCCGGGACGCGGCTGGCCATCGTGCACCGCGTGGGCACCCTGGTGCCGGGCGAGCTGGCCGTCGTCATCGCCGCGGCCTCCGCGCACCGCAAGGAGGCCTTCCTGGGCTGTGAGTACGCCATCGAGCGGCTCAAGCAGGACGTGCCCATCTGGAAGAAGGAGTTCTTCGAGGACGGCGAGGTCTGGGTGGGCCTGGGGCCCTGA
- a CDS encoding aspartate-semialdehyde dehydrogenase, with amino-acid sequence MRENLRIAVVGATGVVGREVLANLYARDVPVEQVQAFGSERSKGLEVEYGEDTLEVERASADAFRGIHVVLLATPAEASRTLAPAAQAAGAWVVDASSAFRSDGNVPLILPGFNTEALGPGFSFKGRVVSLPGIVTSATVHLVEPLRRAFGVVRAQVTALMGASSAGVRGISELEKQTADLLSGREPEPQVFPHRVGFNLVPQVGGFMVNSPWTEEEGGWTLEAARLFSALGETPVLAGTAVQVPTFHGHGLTVNVQLKKPGPVEQVRAALKTSPSLKVLDVPGERVYPMPMLVMSDPAVHVGRVRAFPQAPEWVTLFASVDNAGRAAAHLVDAGLKLAERPA; translated from the coding sequence ATGAGAGAGAACCTTCGGATTGCCGTGGTGGGCGCCACGGGCGTGGTGGGCCGCGAGGTGCTGGCGAACCTGTACGCGCGCGACGTGCCGGTGGAGCAGGTGCAGGCGTTCGGCTCGGAGCGCTCCAAGGGCCTGGAGGTGGAGTACGGCGAGGACACGCTGGAGGTGGAGCGGGCCTCGGCGGACGCCTTCCGGGGCATCCACGTCGTGCTGCTGGCCACGCCCGCGGAAGCCTCCCGCACGCTGGCCCCGGCCGCGCAGGCCGCGGGCGCGTGGGTGGTGGACGCGAGCAGCGCCTTCCGGAGCGACGGCAACGTGCCGCTGATTCTGCCGGGCTTCAACACGGAGGCCCTGGGGCCGGGCTTCAGCTTCAAGGGCCGGGTGGTGAGCCTGCCGGGCATCGTCACCAGCGCCACCGTGCACCTGGTGGAGCCGCTGCGCCGCGCGTTCGGCGTGGTGCGCGCGCAGGTGACGGCGCTGATGGGCGCCTCCAGCGCGGGCGTGCGCGGCATCTCCGAACTGGAGAAGCAGACCGCGGACCTCCTCTCCGGCCGCGAGCCGGAGCCGCAGGTCTTCCCGCACCGCGTGGGCTTCAACCTGGTGCCCCAGGTGGGCGGCTTCATGGTGAACAGCCCGTGGACGGAAGAGGAGGGCGGCTGGACGCTGGAGGCCGCGCGCCTGTTCTCCGCCCTGGGGGAGACGCCCGTCCTGGCCGGCACCGCCGTGCAGGTGCCCACCTTCCACGGCCACGGCCTCACCGTGAACGTGCAGCTGAAGAAGCCGGGCCCCGTGGAGCAGGTGAGAGCCGCCCTGAAGACGTCCCCCTCGCTCAAGGTGCTGGATGTCCCCGGCGAGCGCGTCTACCCCATGCCCATGCTGGTGATGAGCGACCCGGCCGTCCACGTGGGCCGGGTGCGCGCCTTCCCCCAGGCCCCGGAGTGGGTGACGCTCTTCGCGTCCGTGGACAACGCCGGCCGGGCCGCCGCCCACCTGGTGGATGCGGGCCTCAAGCTGGCGGAACGCCCCGCCTGA
- a CDS encoding ATP-binding protein, giving the protein MLQPPSPVIPPSEERHFAGGGEMGELVRSMDWSRTPLGPSRDWPVSLKTMVGVVLHNRFPMLMWWGPEMIQVYNDAYRPVLGLKHPGSLGAPGEKVWSEIWDVVGPMALGVRNGGPATWSENLALFLNSRGFVEETFHTFSYSPIPDEKGGVGGVLVTVRETTPEVQLDRQLRMLRDMAARSADAKSPEQACHTSLDVLAGNDLDLPFCLLYLLDASGDTARLAGSSRLPDTVLATLPAQQSLSAGSGTDWPFAEAVRTGEDVVVKDLGQRLHGLPGGRWNTPPSLAVVRALTRPGQSRPSGFLVGGVSPRRLLDASYHAFFQATAEQVAASVANARAYQEERQRAEELAALDRAKTAFFSNISHELRTPLTLLLGPTEDALASPERTLQGDSLETVHRNAVRLRKLVNTLLDFARIEAGRVRAAYEPTDLAALTAGLASAFRSAIERAGLVLDVACPPLPEPAWVDHEMWEKIVLNLVSNALKFTFTGTITVAQALRDGRIELRVTDTGTGIPAHELPRLFERFHRVHGARARSHEGSGIGLALVHDLVRLHGGTLTVQSELDRGTTFTVRIPTGFAHLPPEHVTSAKSQRSLPAGADPYVRDALGWLTDVSPSPAEDGGASPAIDPASLGMEERGRVLLADDNADMREYVGRLLGAHWTVEAVADGEAALQAALARPPDLILSDVMMPGMDGFALLQALRADERTRTVPVILLSARAGEEAQEEGLTAGADDYLVKPFSTRDLLARVSAQLTRSRLRKLEAAHGERLARIFQHAPVGIAILRGPEHVYEFANENYLKLIANRHVTGKSIREALPDLAHQGVYELLDSVYTTGEPHIGRSLRVVFNDGPNQSAREVFFDFVYQPMLDAKGQVESIIVVAFDVTELATARREAESANRAKDEFLAMLGHELRNPLAPILTALQLMRLRGETAAERERTLIERQVTHLVRMVDDLLDVSRVTRGKVTLKRERVTLTDVVAKAIEQISPLIDQRQHTLEVDLPDRGMDLHGDPTRLAQVFANLLTNAAKYTEPGGFLAVTGTREGRELVLSVRDTGAGIAPEMLPRVFDLFVQEHQALDRSQGGLGLGLAIARSLVTLHEGAISAHSAGRGRGSTFTVRLPALEAEAPPSLPTPQPGALIPQEPVSVSARVLIVDDNRDAADVLSESLEFLGCTTRVAYDGPSGLEAAKEFRPEIALLDIGLPVMDGYELARLLRQQEEPRPLKLVAVTGYGQESDRQRSKAAGFDAHLVKPLHFETLEALLKDLTGA; this is encoded by the coding sequence ATGCTCCAGCCCCCGTCCCCCGTCATTCCCCCTTCCGAGGAGCGCCACTTCGCGGGCGGCGGTGAGATGGGTGAGCTGGTCCGCTCGATGGACTGGTCCCGCACGCCGCTGGGCCCATCCCGCGACTGGCCCGTCAGTCTGAAGACGATGGTGGGCGTCGTCCTCCACAACCGGTTCCCCATGCTCATGTGGTGGGGCCCGGAGATGATCCAGGTCTACAACGACGCGTACCGCCCGGTGCTGGGCCTCAAGCACCCCGGCTCCCTGGGCGCGCCGGGCGAGAAGGTCTGGTCGGAGATCTGGGACGTCGTGGGCCCCATGGCCCTGGGCGTGCGCAACGGGGGGCCCGCCACCTGGAGCGAGAACCTGGCGCTGTTCCTCAACAGCCGGGGCTTCGTCGAGGAGACGTTCCACACGTTCTCGTACAGCCCCATCCCCGATGAGAAGGGCGGCGTGGGCGGCGTGCTCGTCACCGTGCGGGAGACGACGCCGGAGGTGCAGCTCGACCGGCAGCTGCGCATGCTGCGCGACATGGCGGCCCGCTCCGCCGACGCGAAGTCCCCGGAGCAGGCGTGCCACACCAGCCTGGACGTGCTCGCGGGCAACGACCTGGACCTGCCGTTCTGCCTGCTCTACCTGCTGGACGCGAGCGGCGACACCGCGCGCCTCGCGGGCAGCAGCCGGCTGCCCGACACCGTCCTGGCCACGCTGCCCGCGCAGCAGTCCCTCTCCGCCGGGTCCGGCACTGACTGGCCCTTCGCCGAGGCCGTGCGCACCGGAGAGGACGTCGTCGTGAAGGACCTGGGGCAGCGCCTCCACGGCCTGCCCGGAGGCCGCTGGAACACGCCGCCGTCGCTCGCCGTGGTGCGCGCCCTGACGCGGCCCGGACAGTCGCGGCCGTCCGGCTTCCTCGTGGGCGGCGTCAGTCCCCGGCGGCTGCTCGACGCGAGCTACCACGCCTTCTTCCAGGCCACCGCGGAGCAGGTCGCCGCGTCGGTCGCCAACGCGCGCGCCTATCAGGAGGAGCGTCAGCGCGCGGAGGAGCTCGCCGCGCTGGACCGCGCGAAGACGGCCTTCTTCAGCAACATCAGCCACGAGCTGCGCACGCCGCTCACGCTGCTGCTGGGGCCCACCGAGGACGCGCTCGCCAGCCCCGAGCGCACGCTCCAGGGCGACTCGCTGGAGACGGTGCACCGCAACGCCGTGCGCCTGCGCAAGCTGGTCAACACGCTGCTGGACTTCGCGCGCATCGAGGCCGGGCGCGTGCGCGCCGCCTACGAGCCCACCGACCTGGCCGCCCTCACCGCGGGGCTCGCCAGCGCCTTCCGCTCCGCCATCGAGCGCGCGGGCCTGGTGCTCGACGTGGCCTGCCCGCCCCTGCCGGAGCCGGCCTGGGTGGACCACGAGATGTGGGAGAAGATCGTCCTCAACCTCGTCTCCAACGCGCTGAAGTTCACCTTCACCGGCACCATCACCGTGGCGCAGGCGCTGAGGGACGGGCGCATCGAGCTGCGCGTCACCGACACCGGCACCGGCATCCCCGCGCACGAGCTGCCCCGCCTCTTCGAGCGCTTCCACCGCGTCCACGGCGCCCGCGCGCGCTCCCATGAAGGCTCCGGCATCGGCCTGGCGCTGGTGCACGATCTGGTGCGGCTGCACGGCGGCACCCTCACCGTCCAGAGCGAGCTGGACCGCGGCACCACCTTCACCGTGCGCATCCCCACGGGCTTCGCGCACCTGCCGCCGGAGCACGTGACGTCCGCGAAGAGCCAGCGCTCGCTGCCCGCGGGCGCGGACCCCTACGTGCGCGACGCCCTGGGCTGGCTGACGGACGTGTCGCCCTCGCCAGCGGAGGACGGCGGAGCGTCCCCGGCCATCGACCCGGCCTCGCTGGGGATGGAGGAGCGCGGGCGCGTGCTGCTCGCGGACGACAACGCGGACATGCGCGAGTACGTGGGGCGGCTGCTGGGCGCGCACTGGACGGTGGAGGCGGTGGCGGACGGCGAGGCCGCGCTCCAGGCCGCGCTCGCCCGGCCCCCGGACCTCATCCTGTCCGACGTGATGATGCCCGGGATGGACGGCTTCGCGCTGCTCCAGGCCCTGCGCGCCGACGAGCGCACCCGCACGGTGCCCGTCATCCTGCTGTCCGCCCGCGCGGGCGAGGAGGCCCAGGAGGAGGGGCTCACCGCGGGCGCGGACGACTACCTGGTGAAGCCCTTCTCCACGCGCGACCTGCTCGCGCGCGTCTCCGCGCAGCTCACCCGTTCCCGCCTGCGCAAGCTGGAGGCCGCGCACGGTGAGCGGCTGGCGCGCATCTTCCAGCACGCGCCCGTGGGCATCGCCATCCTGCGCGGCCCGGAGCACGTCTACGAGTTCGCCAACGAGAACTACCTCAAGCTCATCGCGAACCGCCACGTGACGGGCAAGAGCATCCGCGAAGCCCTGCCGGACCTGGCGCACCAGGGCGTCTACGAATTGCTGGACAGCGTCTACACCACGGGCGAGCCGCACATCGGCCGCTCCCTGCGCGTCGTCTTCAACGACGGCCCCAACCAGTCCGCGCGCGAGGTGTTCTTCGACTTCGTCTACCAGCCCATGCTCGATGCGAAGGGCCAGGTGGAGTCCATCATCGTGGTCGCCTTCGACGTGACGGAGCTGGCCACCGCGCGCCGCGAGGCGGAGTCCGCCAACCGCGCGAAGGACGAGTTCCTCGCGATGCTCGGCCACGAGCTGCGCAACCCCCTGGCCCCCATCCTCACCGCGCTCCAGCTGATGCGCCTGAGGGGTGAAACAGCGGCGGAGCGCGAGCGGACGCTCATCGAGCGGCAGGTGACGCACCTGGTGCGCATGGTGGACGACCTCTTGGACGTCAGCCGCGTCACCCGGGGCAAGGTCACCCTCAAGCGCGAGCGCGTCACGCTCACCGACGTGGTGGCCAAGGCCATCGAGCAGATCAGCCCGCTCATCGACCAGCGCCAGCACACGCTGGAGGTGGACCTGCCGGACCGCGGCATGGACCTGCACGGCGACCCCACGCGCCTGGCGCAGGTGTTCGCCAACCTGCTCACCAACGCCGCCAAGTACACGGAGCCCGGCGGCTTCCTGGCCGTGACGGGCACGCGCGAAGGCCGGGAGCTGGTCCTCAGCGTGCGCGACACCGGCGCGGGCATCGCGCCGGAGATGCTGCCGCGCGTGTTCGACCTCTTCGTCCAGGAGCATCAGGCCCTGGACCGCTCCCAGGGCGGCCTGGGGCTGGGGCTCGCCATCGCGCGCAGCCTGGTGACGCTGCACGAAGGCGCCATCAGCGCGCACAGCGCGGGCCGGGGCCGCGGCAGCACCTTCACCGTGCGCCTGCCCGCGCTGGAGGCGGAAGCGCCCCCTTCGCTGCCCACGCCGCAGCCCGGTGCGCTCATCCCCCAGGAGCCCGTCTCCGTGAGCGCGCGCGTGCTCATCGTGGACGACAACCGGGACGCGGCGGACGTGCTGTCCGAGTCCCTGGAGTTCCTGGGCTGCACGACGCGCGTGGCCTACGACGGCCCCAGCGGCCTGGAGGCGGCGAAGGAGTTCCGCCCCGAAATCGCGCTCCTGGACATCGGCCTGCCGGTGATGGACGGCTACGAGCTGGCCCGGCTGCTGCGCCAGCAGGAGGAGCCCCGCCCCCTCAAGCTGGTGGCGGTGACGGGGTACGGCCAGGAGTCCGACCGCCAGCGCTCCAAGGCCGCGGGCTTCGACGCGCACCTGGTGAAGCCGCTTCACTTCGAGACGCTGGAGGCGCTGCTCAAGGACCTGACGGGCGCCTGA
- a CDS encoding PKD domain-containing protein: protein MASRPRAHPSSLPFLLLLAAVGLGASGCRGLRADLGPERTLEAGVPEVFGSTSPKAPSITWDFGDGTPPQTVPGVRHAWATAGRYTVRALDGDKELARVVLTVVPRPVLRAVPEDAQTVLWVPRLRGNVEGLVDFYGRLVGEGNVRQTLADTPLVPLLLRSLRPGPSEVDPEEGFGFFLLPDFDGVVALLGVTDSRAALAAVARELRDAGHRVLPREDGSARVEPVDGGNAMLLFADRGYVYLAVPDSPDAPEPGEPVKALALAESPDVEQVRRRVEALSGPGISENALLGELRGKVRDGSVFLFSAPPVPEAEKEDMPVRGFFGALAVQADQAELDGFLSSSRPLLGGARGPASQLLGRAAVGPVAAAQLSVPPEELARLVFGSPESPRRQRTLERWRAQGLDAEPLLKALRGDVAMLVYFDAAAFFRGFIQEQRPAPKGTVVMEAGLASVQPVQQLIQKQLQDNGLVFQKEAQGNTTRFRTRLMEQPVTLSLTPERATLEAGEVLSGRELGDVGATLRTRFGAEAFGPGHLSLMVDMGRLRADLAEVRSVPGVGTGKLLASQLFVTALLEKFTPFEYGFLDFSPVDGGGRLQGRVVLRER from the coding sequence ATGGCCTCCCGACCTCGCGCGCACCCGTCCTCGCTTCCATTCCTCCTCCTCCTGGCCGCCGTGGGCCTGGGGGCCTCGGGCTGCCGGGGGCTGAGGGCGGACCTGGGGCCGGAGCGCACGCTGGAGGCGGGAGTGCCGGAGGTCTTCGGTTCCACCTCCCCGAAGGCGCCCTCCATCACCTGGGACTTCGGGGACGGCACGCCGCCCCAGACGGTGCCGGGCGTCCGCCACGCCTGGGCCACCGCCGGCCGCTACACCGTGCGGGCGCTGGACGGGGACAAGGAGCTGGCCCGGGTGGTGCTCACCGTGGTGCCGCGCCCGGTGCTCCGCGCGGTCCCCGAGGATGCGCAGACCGTGCTGTGGGTGCCCCGCCTGCGCGGCAACGTGGAGGGGCTGGTGGACTTCTACGGGCGCCTGGTGGGCGAGGGCAACGTGCGCCAGACGCTGGCGGACACGCCGCTCGTGCCGCTGCTCCTGCGCAGCCTGCGGCCCGGTCCCTCGGAGGTGGATCCCGAGGAGGGCTTCGGCTTCTTCCTGCTGCCGGACTTCGACGGCGTGGTGGCGCTCCTGGGCGTGACGGATTCGCGGGCGGCGCTCGCGGCCGTGGCGCGCGAGCTGCGCGACGCCGGCCACCGGGTGCTTCCCCGCGAGGACGGCAGCGCGCGCGTGGAGCCGGTGGACGGCGGCAACGCCATGCTGCTCTTCGCGGACCGGGGCTACGTGTACCTGGCGGTGCCGGATTCCCCGGACGCGCCGGAGCCCGGGGAGCCGGTGAAGGCGCTGGCGCTGGCGGAGTCCCCGGACGTGGAGCAGGTGCGCCGCAGGGTGGAGGCGCTGTCCGGGCCGGGCATCTCCGAGAACGCGCTCCTGGGAGAGCTGCGCGGCAAGGTGCGCGATGGCAGCGTGTTCCTCTTCTCCGCGCCGCCGGTGCCGGAGGCGGAGAAGGAGGACATGCCGGTGCGCGGCTTCTTCGGCGCGCTCGCGGTGCAGGCGGACCAGGCGGAGCTGGACGGCTTTTTGTCCTCGTCCCGGCCGCTGCTGGGCGGCGCGCGGGGACCGGCGTCGCAGCTGCTCGGGCGCGCGGCGGTGGGGCCGGTGGCGGCGGCGCAGCTGTCGGTGCCTCCGGAGGAGCTGGCGCGGCTGGTGTTCGGCTCGCCGGAGTCACCCCGGCGGCAGCGGACGCTGGAGCGCTGGCGCGCGCAGGGGCTGGACGCGGAGCCGCTCCTGAAGGCGCTGCGCGGGGACGTGGCGATGCTCGTCTACTTCGACGCGGCGGCCTTCTTCCGCGGCTTCATCCAGGAGCAGCGCCCCGCGCCCAAGGGCACGGTGGTGATGGAGGCGGGCCTTGCGTCCGTGCAGCCGGTGCAGCAGCTCATCCAGAAGCAGCTGCAGGACAACGGGCTCGTCTTCCAGAAGGAGGCGCAGGGCAACACCACGCGCTTCCGCACGCGGCTCATGGAGCAGCCGGTGACGCTCTCGCTCACCCCGGAGCGCGCCACGCTGGAGGCCGGCGAGGTGCTCTCCGGCCGCGAGCTGGGAGACGTGGGCGCCACGCTGCGCACGCGCTTCGGCGCGGAGGCGTTCGGGCCGGGCCACCTGTCGCTGATGGTGGACATGGGGCGGCTGCGCGCGGACCTCGCCGAGGTGCGCTCGGTGCCGGGTGTCGGAACGGGGAAGCTCCTGGCGAGCCAGCTCTTCGTGACGGCGCTCCTGGAGAAGTTCACTCCCTTCGAGTACGGGTTCCTCGACTTCTCCCCGGTGGACGGCGGCGGGCGGCTCCAGGGCCGCGTCGTGCTGCGCGAGCGCTAG
- a CDS encoding MXAN_2562 family outer membrane beta-barrel protein, which translates to MSSTAVGLGVAALLLAVPAVAQEVTIPTRSPRTGAVIFRAGGYKPRIDTEKALNGATPYKDTFGDASLLLVEGELQRFFYQGIGTAGLGLGLGYGEKYADAKLDDGSAAADKAALKVLPIQFNAFYKFDYAAFRWGIPLVPYAKLGLIYSPWWMTKGSETEVVEGSKASGGKWGWGGTAGVSFLLDVLEPRFARDFDSDLGVNHSYLFAEYTHADVNNFGGKGLNLGSRRWMFGLALDY; encoded by the coding sequence ATGAGCAGCACGGCTGTGGGCCTGGGAGTCGCGGCGCTTCTCTTGGCGGTACCGGCGGTGGCGCAGGAGGTGACCATCCCCACGCGCTCTCCGCGCACCGGTGCGGTCATCTTCCGCGCGGGCGGCTACAAGCCGCGCATCGACACGGAGAAGGCCCTCAACGGCGCGACGCCGTACAAGGACACCTTCGGTGACGCGTCGCTGCTGCTCGTCGAGGGCGAGCTCCAGCGCTTCTTCTACCAGGGCATCGGCACGGCGGGCCTGGGCCTGGGCCTGGGCTACGGGGAGAAGTACGCGGACGCCAAGCTGGATGACGGCTCGGCGGCGGCGGACAAGGCGGCGCTGAAGGTGCTGCCCATCCAGTTCAACGCCTTCTACAAGTTCGACTACGCGGCCTTCCGCTGGGGCATCCCGCTGGTGCCGTACGCCAAGCTGGGGCTCATCTACTCGCCGTGGTGGATGACCAAGGGCAGCGAGACGGAGGTCGTGGAGGGCAGCAAGGCCAGCGGCGGCAAGTGGGGCTGGGGCGGCACCGCCGGCGTGTCGTTCCTCCTGGACGTGCTGGAGCCGCGCTTCGCGCGCGACTTCGACTCGGACCTGGGCGTGAACCACTCGTACCTCTTCGCCGAGTACACGCATGCGGATGTGAACAACTTCGGCGGCAAGGGCCTGAACCTGGGCAGCCGGCGCTGGATGTTCGGTCTGGCGTTGGACTACTAA
- a CDS encoding MXAN_2561 family MXYO-CTERM-anchored protein, whose product MRLPFIGLLLFASTAVAQTGPTVQFTSSSTATNNTVTVPKSECGQDRRFSWQRSGSACEDSIYLYVTTGSCGTRPASTDLLLESLDSANTATSGVVTFSVSEVLAARGGSADAGTVSTCDTQDTEISFKLCASARRLGGSLGFDCQETFSNVGSPPFVVKYDPQPPNTPSIAKVIVRDSALSVQVDGAEANSTVVVEAARVATVGSDDAGTDTDAGTDVDAGTDVDAGTEDGGQGLVGALALEGTTGPVTRVTKASGEGNVVVSGLTNGVTYRLQATIIDTAGNVSGGSAQVDATPVKSNGLFDAYKEDGGQEQGGCAAAGGGIAGGAVLAALGIWLSSRRKVS is encoded by the coding sequence ATGCGCCTTCCCTTCATTGGCCTCCTGCTCTTCGCGTCCACGGCCGTGGCCCAGACGGGGCCCACGGTGCAGTTCACGAGCTCCTCCACCGCCACGAACAACACCGTCACAGTGCCCAAGAGTGAATGTGGGCAGGATCGCCGCTTCAGCTGGCAGCGCAGCGGGAGTGCCTGTGAGGACTCGATCTACCTCTACGTGACCACGGGGTCCTGCGGCACGCGGCCCGCGTCCACGGACCTGCTCCTGGAATCGCTCGACTCGGCCAACACGGCGACGAGCGGCGTCGTGACCTTCAGCGTGTCGGAGGTGCTCGCCGCGCGCGGCGGCAGCGCTGACGCGGGCACCGTGTCGACGTGCGACACCCAGGACACGGAGATCTCCTTCAAGCTGTGCGCGTCCGCGCGGCGGCTGGGCGGCAGCCTGGGGTTCGACTGCCAGGAGACCTTCTCCAACGTGGGCAGCCCCCCCTTCGTGGTGAAGTACGACCCGCAGCCGCCCAACACGCCCTCCATCGCCAAGGTCATCGTCCGGGACTCGGCGCTGTCGGTGCAGGTGGACGGCGCGGAGGCGAACTCCACCGTCGTGGTGGAGGCGGCGAGGGTGGCCACGGTGGGCTCGGATGACGCCGGCACGGACACCGACGCCGGCACGGATGTGGACGCCGGCACGGACGTGGACGCGGGCACGGAGGACGGCGGGCAGGGGCTGGTGGGCGCGCTGGCGCTGGAGGGCACCACGGGGCCGGTGACGCGCGTCACCAAGGCGTCCGGCGAGGGCAACGTCGTCGTCAGCGGCCTCACGAATGGCGTGACGTACCGGCTCCAGGCGACCATCATCGACACGGCGGGCAACGTGAGCGGTGGGTCCGCCCAGGTGGATGCGACGCCCGTGAAGAGCAACGGTTTGTTCGATGCGTATAAGGAAGATGGCGGTCAGGAGCAGGGCGGGTGTGCCGCGGCTGGCGGCGGCATCGCGGGTGGCGCGGTGCTGGCCGCCCTGGGCATCTGGCTGTCGTCTCGGAGGAAGGTGTCATGA